The DNA segment GACGCTGCCCCAGTTCAATAATGTACAGATACTTTTCTTCCCAATTGGCGCAACGCTGAAAATTACGCAGCAATCTTTCTTTATCTGGTAGCGCAGCCATAGCGTCTCCCTGTTATCCCAGTAAGCGATGAATACGTTTTAGCCCGGTTGCCAGACGATCCACTTCTTCATGGGTGTTATACATTGCTATCGACGCCCGGCACATGGCGGGAACGTTGTAATACGTCATCAGCGGCATTGCGCAGTGATGGCCGGTTCGCACGGCGATACCGTAATTGTCGAGGAAGCTGCCCACGTCATAGGCGTGGTGTTTGCCCAGATTAAAGGCGATGACCCCCAGCCGGTTAGCCGGGCCATATAGCGTCAACTCCGGCACGTCCGCCAGCTGTTCCAGCGCATAGTGCATCAGGTTTTGTTCATATTCGCTGATTTCCGCCAGCCCTAACGCGCAAACGTATTCAATGGCGGCACCAAGGCCGATAATTCCGCCCGTGTTCGGCGTCCCCGCCTCAAAACGCCAGGGCGCTTTGGTCCAGGTCGTCCCTTCCGTCAGACTAACGGTCGCAATCATCGAACCGCCGCCTTCCCACGGCGGCATATCCTGAAGCAGTTCCTCCCGGACATACAGCACGCCGATACCGGTGGGGCCATACAGCTTATGCCCGGAGAAAACATAAAAATCACAATCCAGCGCCTGAACATCCACCGCATGGTGCATTACCGCCTGCGCGCCATCGACCAGCACTTTCGCGCCATACTGATGCGCCAGCGCGATCATTTCAGGAAGCGGGTTTTCCGTTCCCAGCACGTTCGACACATGCGCGATAGCCAGCAGTCGGGTACGCTCATCAAACAGCGACGGGAGCGTATCCAGCTGCAACGTGCCGTCTGTATTGAGCGGAATGACGCGCAGTTCCGCCCCTGTACGCGCGCACAACATCTGCCAGGGGACGATATTGGCGTGGTGCTCCATCTCGCTGATGATGATGTTATCGCCAGCCCGAACATTCTCCGGCCCCCAGCTGTTGGCAACAAGGTTGATGCCCTCTGTCGTCCCGCGCACGAACACCAGCTCTTCCGCTGAACGGGCGTTAATGAACAGCGATGCCTGTTTACGCACATTTTCCATCTTCTCGGTGGCCTGTGCGCTCAGCGTATGGATGCCCCGGTGCACCGCCGCATAGCCATGACGGTAAAACTCCGCCTCAGCGTCAATCACCTGGTTGGGCTTTTGCGCACTGGCCGCGCTATCCAGATACGCCAGCGGCAGCCCGTTGACTTCACGCGTCAGGACGGGAAAATCAGCCCGCACTTTTTCGATGGGAAATGTCATGCTATGCCTCCCGGCAGGCGAAGCCCTATTCGCGCCAGCACCTGTTGTTTAAGCGCGTCATCGCCGAGGGCTTCCGTCAACTCAGCGGCAAACGCGTAGAGAATCATCTGTCTGGCATCCTGCTCTCCAATCCCGCGTGAACGCAGGTAGAACATCTGCTCGTCATCAATCCGTCCTACCGTCGCCCCGTGGCTGCATTTCACGTCATCGGCGTAAATCTCCAGCTGCGGTTTGGTGTCCACCTCGGCAAGTTTACCGAGCAGCAGATTGTTATTGGTCATTTGTCCGTCGGTTTTAATGGCGTGCTGCGCCACGTTGATCAAGCCATTGAATACCGCCCGACCTTTATCGCTGACAATGGTTTTATGCAACTGACGGCTGTTGCAGTAACCCTTATTGTGCTCCAGCCACGTACGGGTATCACACACTTCGTTTTTCACCGGCATCGCCAGGCTGTTAATCCGCAGCGTGGTGTTTTCACCGTTTAACTGGGTGCTGGTGTTATGTCGCAGCACGGCATCGCCCAACAGGAAACTGTGGCTGTGCGCGCTTGCATCCGCCGCCAGCAGAATGTCGTTATGGGCAAAGTGGTGGCTCACCGGGTTTTCAAACGCCAGTTTGATGTGGTGCAGATGCGCATTCGCCGCCACGTTCATGGTCAGACGCGCTCCGGTAAAGTGCCGTGCCGCGTTAAGGCTGACATAGTGTTCTATCACCGTCGCCTCTGCTCCTTCCGCCAGTTCCAGGTGGTGGCGGTAGTGCGCAGTGTTGACCTCATCGCCTTCCAGCCCCTGCGTGATATGCATCAGCAGCAACGGCTTAGAGGGCCGCTGGTTGCGCTTAACTCTGATGTGCGTCACGCTCTGCGCCAGGCTTTCCGTCAGATGCAGGAAAACCTCCGGCTGAACCGGTGCGCCCAGTGCCTGACGTTCGTCGTTGATCGCAATGTCGAAACCGCTGGCTGTAGCGCTGTCGCTAAGCTGCGGGCTGAACTTGCCGTCAACAAACACCAGACGCACAGCGTCGATATCCAGCGCCAGTGCGTCGCGCTGTTCCTGAGTAACCTCGGCAAAACGGCTGACAAACTGGCTACTGACCAACCCTTCCAGCGGCGTGTATTTCCAGTTTTCATGCTTACGCGTCGGCAGCCCCAGGCGCAGCATCTGTTGTAAATGCTGCTGCGCGTGCGCCGAGCGGGATTCGCCCTGCGCCTCAAACAGATGGTGCCATTGTTGCAGCGCGTTACTGCTGTTCGGTAAGCCAGCCATATCCTTGCTCCTCCAGTTGTTTGACCAGAGTGAAATCGCCGGACTTCACAATCCGCCCCTGATACAGGACGTGGACGTAATCAGGTTTGATGTAGTCCAGAATGCGCTGATAGTGCGTCACGATAATGAATGAACGTTTACCGTCACGCAGCGAGTTGACGCCTTCCGCGACAATTTTCAGCGCATCAATATCCAGCCCGGAGTCAGACTCATCAAGGATGCACAGTTCCGGCTCCAGCACCGCCATTTGCAGAATATCGTTACGTTTCTTCTCACCGCCGGAGAAGCCCACGTTCACCGAACGGGTCAGCAAATCTTCCGGCATCTTCAAAAGCGCGATTTTCTCTTCCATCAGATCCTGAAAATCAAAACGATCCAGCGACTCCTGACCACGATAGCTGCGCACGGCATTCAGCGCTGTTTGCAGGAAAAACTGGTTGCTGACGCCAGGAATTTCTACCGGATACTGGAACGCCATAAAGATGCCTTCGCCCGCCCGATCCTCTGGCGACAGTTCCAGTAAATCTTTGCCTTTAAATTCGACAGAGCCGCCAACCACTTCATAATCTTCACGGCCCGCCAGCGTCGCGGAAAGCGTACTCTTCCCGGAACCGTTCGGCCCCATAATGGCATGCACTTCTCCGGGTCTGACGTCGAGGTCCAGACCGCGCAGAATCGCTTTATCTTCCACACTGACCTGTAAATCTTTAATGCTTAACATGTGCTTTCCTTAATACTTAACCGACGCTGTGTTCAAGGCTGATTGCCAGCAATTTTTGCGCTTCAACGGCAAATTCCAGCGGCAGTTCAGAGAAGACGTCTTTACAGAAGCCATTAACAATCATCGAGATGGCATCCTCTTCGCTGATGCCGCGTTGCAGGCAGTAAAAGAGCTGATCTTCACCGATCCGCGACGTCGTCGCCTCATGCTCAAGCTGGGCGCTGTTATTACGACACTCGACATACGGGAAGGTGTGCGCGCCGCAGTCCGCGCCAATCAGCATTGAGTCGCACTGGGTAAAGTTACGGGCGTTGGTTGCCGTCGGCATAATCTTCACCAGCCCGCGATAGCTGTTCTGGCTATTCCCGGCGGAGATCCCTTTTGAAATAATGGTTGATTTGGTGTTCTTACCGATGTGGATCATTTTGGTGCCGGTGTCGGCCTGCTGATGACCGCTGGTCAGCGCCACAGAGTAAAACTCACCGATGGAGTTATCGCCGCGCAGAATGCAGCTCGGGTATTTCCAGGTGATAGCCGACCCCGTTTCGGACTGCGTCCACGACATCTTGCTGTTTTCACCTTCGCACAGCGCGCGCTTGGTGACGAAATTCAGAATCCCGCCGGTGTTGTTATCGCCGGGGAACCAGTTTTGCACGGTGGAATATTTTACTTCGGCATCTTTGTGGATGATCACCTCTACCACCGCCGCGTGCAGCTGGTAGCTGTCGCGCACTGGCGCAGAACACCCTTCGATGTAGCTGACGTAGCTGCCCTCATCCGCCACCAGAATGGTGCGTTCGAACTGCCCTGTTTTTTCCGCGTTGATTCGGAAATAGGTCGACAGCTCCATCGGGCAACGAACGCCTTTCGGCACATAAATGAAAGTGCCGTCAGACGCTACCGCAGCGTTCAGCGCAGCAAAAAAGTTGTCATTACCCGGCACCACGGTGCCCAGATATTTCTTCACCAGCTCAGGGTGATCGTGAATCGCCTCGCCAAACGAACAGAAGATAATGCCCTGTTCCGCCAGCTTTTCCCGGTAGGTGGTGGCAACGGAAACGGAGTCGAAAATGGCATCCACCGCCACCTCTTTACCCTCACGTACCGGTACGCCAAGCTGTTCGAAGGCGTCTTCCACCTCTTTGCTGAGAAACGCATTCGCACCGGTTTGCTGTACTGCACCCGGTTCTGACGCGCACGTCTCATCGCAGTTACCGCACGATGGCGCAGAGTAATAACTGTAATCCTGATAATTCAGCTTATCGTAGTGCGCTTTCAGCCAGTGCGGCTCTTCCATCTCAAGCCAGGCTTTGTACGCATTAAGGCGAAACTCCAGCATCCACTCCGGCTCATTTCTCTTGGCGGAAATCGCACGCACGACCTCTTCGCTGATGCCTTTTGCCAGCTCGTCAGTCTGTAACTGGGTGAAGAAGCCTTCTTTATAATTCAGTGGACCACCGGTCCAGGTTTTGACATCGTCAGTTGCTTCAGTATTACGAGACATAGTACCGCCTATACCCCGAAGCTTTCGCCACAGCCGCATTCGTTCTGGGCTTTCGGGTTATGAAATTTAAATAACTGGTTTAATCCTTCGCGCACATAATCGACCTCTGTCCCGTCAATAAACGGCATGGCCTGAAGCGGCACGTACAACCTCGCGCCCTCCGTTTCAAACAACAGATCGTCCTTTTCTGGCTCGCTGACGGTATCCAGCACGTAACCAAATCCCGCGCACCCCGTCTGCTTCACGCCTAAACGCACGCCAAGCATGCCGGGTTGCTTCGCAACCAGGTCACGAATATGTGCCGCCGCCTCAGGCGTTAGCGTCAGGCCACGCCATGCAAAATCGTCTGGATTAAATGTTCCTGAATGCAATTCCATAGGTCCACCTCGTGTAATAAGCCACCAGGGCATAACACCATGTTAGTGATAATGATTATCACTTCAACCCTCTGACAGAAGGGTCATTCGGGTTAACCGCCCTTTTTGACCACTTTTACTAAGCATAGACCCTGTTTCGAGGGTTATCAGTGATGGATTATTTTATTCAATACATTGATAGATAAAGCATTTAAGAAGAGTAAACAGCGCGGCAGGTTAAAAAATTAAATATGTATCGAAAATGCCTATTTTTGAGATAGGGTTATCAATAAAAATGGGGGTCAAAAGCGGACGATGACGGTGCTAAACAATAGCTCAAACAGCCGTCGGATTAGCAAATCCACTAACGTGAAAAAGAAAGAACGGAAAGAACGGAGTAATTAACAACGAACGATCGGTATTGTATGAATAACACCGATCGTTCGTTGCCCCACCCGGCGCTTATCTCCGGCACTCATTTCAGGCTTAGCTCTTGAAGGGGTGTAAGAATATTCTCATAAGTTTGCATCGCGTATTTAACAGATCTTGCTTTCTGCACAATTTTTATACGCCTTATGCTGCGTCAGGAACAGGCCTCTCCGTCGCGCATCGCGCCCTGCACCGCCTCAAGAAACAGGCGTAGCGCGGCGGGCTGATGCTCACGGGAAAGGTATAACCCGTATACGGCTAATTGCCGCGGTTGTAGATGGGGCAACAAACGAACCAGTTTCTCCTGCGCCAGCCCCTCTCGCGCCTCTTTTTCCGGCACCAGCGCAATCCCCATCCCTGCCAGCGCCGCTTCACACAAAAGTGAAGAGATTCCGGCGCTCAGGTTGCCCTTGATCGCAACGGAGATAGGTTCTCCCTGCTCATCCAGAAAATGCCAGGATTTTCCAGCAAATCCGCTGTAATAGAGGCAATTGTGTTGCGCCAGCGCCTCCGGCGTCTGCGGCGTGCCATAGCGATGCAGATAGTCAGGAGACGCGCAGAGCACAGACTCACAGTCACCAAGCCGACGCGCAATTGTCCCTGGCTCAGGGTTATCGGTAATGCGTATCGCCACATCAATACGCTCCCCCACTAAACTGACAGGCTGATTATTAATCTCCACTTCAATGCGCAATTCAGGATAACGCGCTAAAAAAGCGGGCAGCATCGGGGCAAGAATATGCATCGCGGTGAAATGGGCGCAGGCGACGCGCAACGTGCCGGACGGCACCTCTCGCCCGGTCGCCCCCGCAATATCCAGGGAAAGCCGCGCCAGCGTTCGCGTTTTCATCAACGCGTCTTCTCCGGCAGGCGTGATCGTCAGGCGGCGCGACGAACGATGAATAAGTCTGGCTCCGGCCCATTTCTCCATTTCATCCAGATAACGGCTCACCATCGGCCTGGAGATCCCTAATGCGCGCGCAGCCGCGCTCAGGCTACCCAAATCACAGATATGGTTAAACACCGTTGCCGCCATCACTCTGTCCATAACCTTCCATCCGATCGTTTTATGAAACTCAGCATGTCCTGATAGAGGAATTTTAACAGATCGAGATTTGCTTAAAATAAGCCACGTAAATAAATCAACATCATCTGCCGATAAGGTCACTCAGAATGAAAATCAAAACGCTGGCACTTCTGCTGTCGCTGACTAGCGCGCCATTGTTCGCCGCCCCGCTGCAACTCGACGTTTATAATCCGCAGGAAAACGCGATTTTCCCGGTCTCTTCCACGCTGGTCTCTGGCCCTAAAGAAGCCATTTTATTCGACGCGCAGTTCAGTACCAAAGACGGGGAAAAGCTGGTCGAGATGATTAAAAAGAGCGGCAAATCGCTGAAAGCCATCGTGATTACCTCCGGCGATCCAGATTTCTATTTTGGTCTGGAACCGATTGTAAAAGCCTTCCCGAACGTGAAAGTTCTGGCGACGCCGCATGTGGTGGAACACATTCGCGCAACGAAAGACGCCAAACTGCAATACTGGGGCCCGCAAATGAAAGATGGCGCGCCAGCGGCGCTCACCATCCCGCAGGCAACCACCGAGACACAATTTACGATTGATGGGGAAACGCTGGAACTGCGCCACCCGAACGATTACGCCGCTTACGTCTGGGTCCCGGCTAACCGCGCAATACTTGGCGGAACGGGAATCGCATCCGGTATCCATGTCTGGACGGCGGATACCCAGTCTCCTGAGCAGCGTGCGGCCTGGCGTCATGTGTTGACAGAGATGCACAGTTTGCAGCCGACCCAGGTGATTCCGGGTCACTATATCGGTGAACGTCCAGCAGGCGACGCCGCTATACGCTTCACGCAGGATTATCTGCAATCCTTTGAGCAAGCGCTTGAGGCTAAAAAAGGGTCAGAGTATGTCATCAAAACGATGACCGCCGCCTGGCCTGGCCTCGCTGACGAAAGTTCCCTGACGCTGAGCGCGAAAGTGAATACCGGTGAAATGAAGTGGTAAACCGCCGCTCATAGCCAAAAAAATAACCCCGGCAGAGCGTGTCGGGGTTTTCTGTTGGTGTTAATTCACCGAGCGATAAAACAGTGCGGAATCAATGAACGCCCAGACGCCAGGCAAAGTAAATCTCTTCTTTTAGCTCAGAGGAAGAGAGCGTGAGTAAATCGGCAAATTCCAGCTCTAATTGTTTTAAGCGCTTCAAATACTGGGCTGGAGAAAGCTCGGTTTTATCACGGCGTAAAAATTCAATTGCCAGTTGGGTTGGGTCTAAATCGGTAGACATATCATCCTCGCTTATGTTCAAAACGTGCACAGTATAACACTTTTTTCTGCACACATTTTGACCAAAAGCAGTCTGCGATAAAGATATTTTGTGACAACGTCACACAACGGCGGTTGTCAGACGTGAAGAACAGCACAGCCGCCCCTGCTCATCAAAAATATCGATCTGCCAGACCTGATGACGAGAGCCGGTATGCAGCGCTTTGCACACCCCTCTGACGCGCCCTTCGCGCGCTGAGCGAACGTGGTTGGCATTAACCTCCAGCCCCACGACTTTCTGTTCGCCCTGCGTGCACAGATAGCCCGCAACCGAGCCGATACTTTCAGCCAGCACAACGGACGCGCCGCCGTGTAGCAGACCAAAAGGTTGCTTTGTACGGCTATCCACCGGCATCGTTGCTTCCAGCGTATCGTCGCTAATATGCTCAAAGCGAATATCCAGTAGCCCCACCATGTTCCCTTCGCCCAGAGCGTTCAGCGCTTCGAGCGTGACTTTACGTTTCCAGATCATCCAATAATCTCCAGTAGTGCCTGTAACGGATGGCGAACCCCGGTGCCTTCAACGCGTTTTACCTGGCTGCGGCAAGAGTAGCCGGTCGCCAGGCAGCGATTGCGCGGCAGTCGCGCCATCGCCTGTTGCCACGACAGCGCATAGATCCCCAGCGAATTTTCATGATTTTTCACTTCATGGCCGTAAGTACCCGCCATGCCGCAGCAGCCTACGCTGACGCTCTCCAGCTTCGCCCCTAAGCGCGCAAAAATGGCCGCCCACTGCGCCGGTGCACCAGGCAATGCCGTCACTTCGGTACAATGCCCAAAGAAATACCAGGGCTCACCGCTCACGGCAAGAGGCTGTCGGGACGCCAGCACCGTCGGCAGCCACTCATTCACCAGCTGTACGTGGAAATCACCACGCTGTTCGCCGAGGGTTTGTTTGTATTCATCACGATAGCAAAGCACCA comes from the Citrobacter koseri ATCC BAA-895 genome and includes:
- the sufS gene encoding cysteine desulfurase SufS is translated as MTFPIEKVRADFPVLTREVNGLPLAYLDSAASAQKPNQVIDAEAEFYRHGYAAVHRGIHTLSAQATEKMENVRKQASLFINARSAEELVFVRGTTEGINLVANSWGPENVRAGDNIIISEMEHHANIVPWQMLCARTGAELRVIPLNTDGTLQLDTLPSLFDERTRLLAIAHVSNVLGTENPLPEMIALAHQYGAKVLVDGAQAVMHHAVDVQALDCDFYVFSGHKLYGPTGIGVLYVREELLQDMPPWEGGGSMIATVSLTEGTTWTKAPWRFEAGTPNTGGIIGLGAAIEYVCALGLAEISEYEQNLMHYALEQLADVPELTLYGPANRLGVIAFNLGKHHAYDVGSFLDNYGIAVRTGHHCAMPLMTYYNVPAMCRASIAMYNTHEEVDRLATGLKRIHRLLG
- the sufD gene encoding Fe-S cluster assembly protein SufD; translation: MAGLPNSSNALQQWHHLFEAQGESRSAHAQQHLQQMLRLGLPTRKHENWKYTPLEGLVSSQFVSRFAEVTQEQRDALALDIDAVRLVFVDGKFSPQLSDSATASGFDIAINDERQALGAPVQPEVFLHLTESLAQSVTHIRVKRNQRPSKPLLLMHITQGLEGDEVNTAHYRHHLELAEGAEATVIEHYVSLNAARHFTGARLTMNVAANAHLHHIKLAFENPVSHHFAHNDILLAADASAHSHSFLLGDAVLRHNTSTQLNGENTTLRINSLAMPVKNEVCDTRTWLEHNKGYCNSRQLHKTIVSDKGRAVFNGLINVAQHAIKTDGQMTNNNLLLGKLAEVDTKPQLEIYADDVKCSHGATVGRIDDEQMFYLRSRGIGEQDARQMILYAFAAELTEALGDDALKQQVLARIGLRLPGGIA
- the sufC gene encoding Fe-S cluster assembly ATPase SufC; this encodes MLSIKDLQVSVEDKAILRGLDLDVRPGEVHAIMGPNGSGKSTLSATLAGREDYEVVGGSVEFKGKDLLELSPEDRAGEGIFMAFQYPVEIPGVSNQFFLQTALNAVRSYRGQESLDRFDFQDLMEEKIALLKMPEDLLTRSVNVGFSGGEKKRNDILQMAVLEPELCILDESDSGLDIDALKIVAEGVNSLRDGKRSFIIVTHYQRILDYIKPDYVHVLYQGRIVKSGDFTLVKQLEEQGYGWLTEQQ
- the sufB gene encoding Fe-S cluster assembly protein SufB, with translation MSRNTEATDDVKTWTGGPLNYKEGFFTQLQTDELAKGISEEVVRAISAKRNEPEWMLEFRLNAYKAWLEMEEPHWLKAHYDKLNYQDYSYYSAPSCGNCDETCASEPGAVQQTGANAFLSKEVEDAFEQLGVPVREGKEVAVDAIFDSVSVATTYREKLAEQGIIFCSFGEAIHDHPELVKKYLGTVVPGNDNFFAALNAAVASDGTFIYVPKGVRCPMELSTYFRINAEKTGQFERTILVADEGSYVSYIEGCSAPVRDSYQLHAAVVEVIIHKDAEVKYSTVQNWFPGDNNTGGILNFVTKRALCEGENSKMSWTQSETGSAITWKYPSCILRGDNSIGEFYSVALTSGHQQADTGTKMIHIGKNTKSTIISKGISAGNSQNSYRGLVKIMPTATNARNFTQCDSMLIGADCGAHTFPYVECRNNSAQLEHEATTSRIGEDQLFYCLQRGISEEDAISMIVNGFCKDVFSELPLEFAVEAQKLLAISLEHSVG
- the sufA gene encoding Fe-S cluster assembly scaffold SufA — its product is MELHSGTFNPDDFAWRGLTLTPEAAAHIRDLVAKQPGMLGVRLGVKQTGCAGFGYVLDTVSEPEKDDLLFETEGARLYVPLQAMPFIDGTEVDYVREGLNQLFKFHNPKAQNECGCGESFGV
- a CDS encoding LysR family transcriptional regulator; this translates as MDRVMAATVFNHICDLGSLSAAARALGISRPMVSRYLDEMEKWAGARLIHRSSRRLTITPAGEDALMKTRTLARLSLDIAGATGREVPSGTLRVACAHFTAMHILAPMLPAFLARYPELRIEVEINNQPVSLVGERIDVAIRITDNPEPGTIARRLGDCESVLCASPDYLHRYGTPQTPEALAQHNCLYYSGFAGKSWHFLDEQGEPISVAIKGNLSAGISSLLCEAALAGMGIALVPEKEAREGLAQEKLVRLLPHLQPRQLAVYGLYLSREHQPAALRLFLEAVQGAMRDGEACS
- a CDS encoding Vmh family MBL fold metallo-hydrolase: MKIKTLALLLSLTSAPLFAAPLQLDVYNPQENAIFPVSSTLVSGPKEAILFDAQFSTKDGEKLVEMIKKSGKSLKAIVITSGDPDFYFGLEPIVKAFPNVKVLATPHVVEHIRATKDAKLQYWGPQMKDGAPAALTIPQATTETQFTIDGETLELRHPNDYAAYVWVPANRAILGGTGIASGIHVWTADTQSPEQRAAWRHVLTEMHSLQPTQVIPGHYIGERPAGDAAIRFTQDYLQSFEQALEAKKGSEYVIKTMTAAWPGLADESSLTLSAKVNTGEMKW
- a CDS encoding YdiH family protein yields the protein MSTDLDPTQLAIEFLRRDKTELSPAQYLKRLKQLELEFADLLTLSSSELKEEIYFAWRLGVH
- the menI gene encoding 1,4-dihydroxy-2-naphthoyl-CoA hydrolase, whose translation is MIWKRKVTLEALNALGEGNMVGLLDIRFEHISDDTLEATMPVDSRTKQPFGLLHGGASVVLAESIGSVAGYLCTQGEQKVVGLEVNANHVRSAREGRVRGVCKALHTGSRHQVWQIDIFDEQGRLCCSSRLTTAVV